From the genome of Vulpes lagopus strain Blue_001 chromosome 2, ASM1834538v1, whole genome shotgun sequence, one region includes:
- the ZDHHC6 gene encoding palmitoyltransferase ZDHHC6 isoform X2, with product MPCLLVLALSLWGGNRKILRIACTSSIVKSAKHTRHHGHITAGSVTAPLGCIHAAFIFVMTMYTQLYNRLSFGWNTVKIDMSAARRDPLPIIPFGLAAFAATLFALGLALGTTIAVGMLFFIQMKIILRNKTSIESWIEEKAKDRIQYYQLDEVFVFPYDMGSRWKNFKQVFTWSGVPEGDGLAWPVREDCHQYSLTIEQLKQKADKRVRSVRYRVIEDYSGACCPLNKGIKTFFTSPCTEEPRIRLQKGEFILATRGLRYWLYGDKILDDASVEGVSRIRGWFPRNCVEKCPCDAETDQAPEGEKKNR from the exons ATGCCATGTTTATTGGTCCTGGCTTTGTCCCTTTGGGGTGGAAACCG GAAAATTCTCAGGATAGCATGTACCTCCAGTATTGTAAAGTCTGCCAAGCATACAAGGCACCACGGTCACATCACTGCAGGAAGTGTAACAG CACCACTGGGTTGTATTCATGCTGCCTTCATTTTTGTTATGACTATGTATACACAGCTTTATAATCGG CTCTCCTTTGGGTGGAACACGGTAAAGATTGATATGAGTGCAGCCCGGAGAGATCCCCTTCCAATTATTCCCTTTGGATTAGCAGCATTTGCCGCCACCTTGTTTGCCTTGGGATTAGCTTTAGGAACAACCATAGCTGTTGGGATGTTGTTTTTTATCCAG atgaAAATAATTCTCAGAAACAAAACTTCTATTGAATCATGGATTgaagaaaag GCTAAGGATCGAATTCAATATTACCAACTAGATGAAGTCTTTGTTTTTCCCTATGATATGGGAAGTCGATGGAAGAACTTTAAACAGGTATTCACATGGTCAGGGGTCCCTGAAGGAGATGGACTAGCATGGCCAGTAAGAGAAGACTGTCACCAGTACAGCTTAACA ATTGAACAGTTGAAACAAAAAGCAGATAAAAGAGTCAGAAGT GTGCGGTATAGAGTAATAGAGGATTACAGTGGTGCCTGCTGTCCTTTGAATAAAGGAATCAAAACCTTCTTCACCAGCCCATGCACTGAGGAGCCTCGAATAAGGCTACAGAAAGGGGAATTCATTTTAGCCACAAGAGGGTTACG atactGGTTGTATGGAGATAAAATTCTTGATGATGCCTCTGTAGAAG GTGTCTCACGAATCAGAGGCTGGTTCCCTAGAAACTGTGTGGAGAAGTGTCCCTGTGATGCTGAAACAGATCAAGCCCCAGAGGGCGAGAAGAAAAATAGATAG
- the ZDHHC6 gene encoding palmitoyltransferase ZDHHC6 isoform X1, whose translation MDTFCSVIKFENLQELKRLCHWGPIIALGVIAICSTMAMIDSVLWYWPLHTTGGSVNFIMLINWTVMILYNYFNAMFIGPGFVPLGWKPENSQDSMYLQYCKVCQAYKAPRSHHCRKCNRCVMKMDHHCPWINNCCGYQNHASFTLFLLLAPLGCIHAAFIFVMTMYTQLYNRLSFGWNTVKIDMSAARRDPLPIIPFGLAAFAATLFALGLALGTTIAVGMLFFIQMKIILRNKTSIESWIEEKAKDRIQYYQLDEVFVFPYDMGSRWKNFKQVFTWSGVPEGDGLAWPVREDCHQYSLTIEQLKQKADKRVRSVRYRVIEDYSGACCPLNKGIKTFFTSPCTEEPRIRLQKGEFILATRGLRYWLYGDKILDDASVEGVSRIRGWFPRNCVEKCPCDAETDQAPEGEKKNR comes from the exons ATGGATACATTCTGCTCAGTTATCAAGTTTGAAAATCTCCAAGAACTAAAGAGACTGTGTCACTGGGGTCCCATCATAGCCCTCGGTGTTATAGCAATATGTTCCACAATGGCCATGATTGACTCTGTGTTGTGGTATTGGCCTTTACATACAACTGGAGGAAGCGTGAATTTCATTATGTTGATAAACTGGACTGTCATGATTCTTTATAACTACTTCAATGCCATGTTTATTGGTCCTGGCTTTGTCCCTTTGGGGTGGAAACCG GAAAATTCTCAGGATAGCATGTACCTCCAGTATTGTAAAGTCTGCCAAGCATACAAGGCACCACGGTCACATCACTGCAGGAAGTGTAACAG ATGTGTGATGAAGATGGACCATCACTGTCCTTGGATCAACAACTGTTGTGGTTACCAAAATCATGCTTCGTTCACACTGTTTCTCCTTTTAGCACCACTGGGTTGTATTCATGCTGCCTTCATTTTTGTTATGACTATGTATACACAGCTTTATAATCGG CTCTCCTTTGGGTGGAACACGGTAAAGATTGATATGAGTGCAGCCCGGAGAGATCCCCTTCCAATTATTCCCTTTGGATTAGCAGCATTTGCCGCCACCTTGTTTGCCTTGGGATTAGCTTTAGGAACAACCATAGCTGTTGGGATGTTGTTTTTTATCCAG atgaAAATAATTCTCAGAAACAAAACTTCTATTGAATCATGGATTgaagaaaag GCTAAGGATCGAATTCAATATTACCAACTAGATGAAGTCTTTGTTTTTCCCTATGATATGGGAAGTCGATGGAAGAACTTTAAACAGGTATTCACATGGTCAGGGGTCCCTGAAGGAGATGGACTAGCATGGCCAGTAAGAGAAGACTGTCACCAGTACAGCTTAACA ATTGAACAGTTGAAACAAAAAGCAGATAAAAGAGTCAGAAGT GTGCGGTATAGAGTAATAGAGGATTACAGTGGTGCCTGCTGTCCTTTGAATAAAGGAATCAAAACCTTCTTCACCAGCCCATGCACTGAGGAGCCTCGAATAAGGCTACAGAAAGGGGAATTCATTTTAGCCACAAGAGGGTTACG atactGGTTGTATGGAGATAAAATTCTTGATGATGCCTCTGTAGAAG GTGTCTCACGAATCAGAGGCTGGTTCCCTAGAAACTGTGTGGAGAAGTGTCCCTGTGATGCTGAAACAGATCAAGCCCCAGAGGGCGAGAAGAAAAATAGATAG